In Rhodobacteraceae bacterium LMO-JJ12, a single window of DNA contains:
- the pgl gene encoding 6-phosphogluconolactonase, with the protein MNLIEYADADMLALNLAQTLAGALENMLFHEDRVTLVVPGGETPGPVFDNLCAADIDWSRVDVTLSDERCLPDVHLRSNARLIKKRLLVGRAGAARFHPLYVGSETPEDSLAEIESGLAPCLPISVLLLGMGSDMHTASLFAGSDGLLHALDPNAPILVPMRAEGAPEPRITFSARVLNEALNKHLVITGTPKRNALEKALHKTPEEAPVVAILNDCTIHWAP; encoded by the coding sequence ATGAATCTGATTGAATACGCTGACGCCGACATGCTCGCACTCAATCTGGCGCAGACCTTGGCGGGTGCGCTCGAAAACATGCTGTTTCATGAAGATCGGGTAACGTTGGTTGTGCCGGGCGGGGAGACGCCAGGGCCCGTATTCGATAACCTCTGCGCCGCTGATATTGATTGGTCGCGGGTGGATGTAACGCTTAGCGATGAGCGGTGCCTGCCAGATGTTCATCTGCGTTCTAATGCACGACTGATCAAAAAACGGCTGCTGGTGGGGCGTGCTGGTGCTGCGCGGTTCCATCCACTCTATGTTGGCAGCGAAACGCCCGAGGACAGCCTGGCGGAAATCGAATCCGGGTTGGCGCCTTGCCTGCCGATCTCTGTTCTGCTGCTGGGGATGGGGAGTGACATGCATACTGCGTCGCTATTTGCTGGCAGTGATGGGTTGTTGCATGCGCTCGATCCAAACGCCCCGATCCTCGTGCCAATGCGCGCAGAGGGGGCGCCAGAACCCCGTATCACGTTCTCTGCACGGGTCTTGAATGAGGCGTTGAACAAACATCTGGTCATTACAGGCACGCCGAAACGTAACGCGCTTGAAAAAGCATTGCACAAGACTCCCGAGGAGGCGCCGGTGGTTGCCATTCTAAACGACTGTACGATTCATTGGGCACCATGA
- the pgi gene encoding glucose-6-phosphate isomerase has protein sequence MKDAWKAVRGEAAKAKSRRILDLFDDPRRAQEFSLRACDMLFDYSKTAIDTGALDALLGLVEAAQVESWRSAMFSGEKINSSENRAVLHTALRNLDGELSVDGEPVMPEIRQTFARMQHFADDVRGGRFRGQGGMITDIVNIGIGGSDLGPVMAVRALATYCDGPRCHFISNIDGADAADALKGLDPTTTLVIVASKSFSTVETMTNAESVRSWMATSVENPEAQFVALASNPDRTAAFGIPPERVFGFGEYIGGRYSIWGPIGLSLMLAIGPSKFAAFLAGGAEMDTHFKSAPLNENLPVLLALTGIWHHQGLGYPTRAVLPYEHRLSRLPAYLQQLEMESNGKRVTKQGDPLKIASAAVVWGEPGTNGQHAFYQLLHQGTQIVPCEFLIAREGHENELAHHHLLLKANCLAQSEALMLGRDINEARKKAAALGYSGAELEIQARQRVFEGNRPSVTLAYPLLTPKMLGQIVALYEHRVFVEGVILGINSFDQWGVELGKELAATLEPVLQGRDPAAGKDGSTLALVSYLRDG, from the coding sequence ATGAAAGACGCATGGAAGGCCGTAAGGGGCGAAGCAGCAAAGGCCAAATCACGGCGGATTCTCGATCTCTTCGACGATCCGAGACGAGCCCAAGAGTTTTCGCTGCGTGCTTGTGATATGCTGTTCGACTACTCCAAAACGGCGATTGATACAGGCGCGTTAGACGCGCTTCTTGGTTTGGTCGAGGCTGCGCAGGTCGAATCTTGGCGCAGTGCGATGTTTTCCGGCGAAAAGATCAACAGTTCCGAAAACCGGGCTGTTTTGCACACTGCGCTGCGCAATCTCGATGGTGAACTATCGGTTGATGGTGAGCCAGTTATGCCCGAGATTCGCCAGACGTTTGCTCGGATGCAGCATTTTGCCGATGACGTTCGAGGGGGGCGTTTCAGAGGGCAAGGAGGGATGATCACTGATATCGTGAACATAGGTATCGGTGGGTCCGATTTGGGGCCTGTCATGGCAGTTCGTGCGCTGGCCACTTACTGCGACGGGCCGCGCTGCCATTTTATTTCGAATATTGACGGGGCTGATGCGGCTGATGCCCTCAAGGGTCTCGATCCAACGACCACGCTGGTAATTGTTGCGTCCAAGAGCTTTTCAACCGTCGAGACAATGACAAATGCTGAATCCGTAAGGTCTTGGATGGCGACATCGGTTGAGAACCCTGAGGCGCAATTTGTTGCGTTGGCTTCAAATCCCGATCGAACGGCGGCGTTTGGTATCCCGCCCGAGCGTGTGTTCGGTTTTGGTGAGTACATCGGTGGGCGTTATTCTATTTGGGGCCCAATTGGCTTGAGCCTCATGCTCGCCATAGGCCCTTCGAAATTTGCAGCGTTTCTGGCGGGCGGTGCAGAGATGGATACGCATTTCAAATCGGCCCCATTGAACGAGAACTTACCCGTTCTATTGGCGTTGACTGGAATCTGGCATCACCAGGGCTTGGGATATCCGACCCGTGCTGTTCTGCCTTATGAACACCGTTTGTCGCGGCTCCCTGCCTACCTTCAACAGCTTGAAATGGAGAGCAATGGCAAGCGAGTTACCAAACAGGGCGACCCGTTGAAGATAGCATCTGCGGCGGTTGTGTGGGGAGAGCCAGGCACCAACGGGCAACATGCATTTTACCAACTATTGCATCAAGGAACACAGATCGTACCCTGCGAATTTCTCATCGCAAGGGAGGGTCACGAGAACGAGCTTGCGCATCATCATCTTCTTTTAAAGGCAAACTGCCTTGCGCAGTCGGAGGCATTGATGTTGGGGCGTGACATCAATGAGGCGCGCAAGAAAGCTGCGGCTTTGGGGTATTCAGGCGCGGAGTTGGAAATACAAGCTCGTCAAAGGGTGTTTGAAGGGAACCGACCCTCGGTTACGCTCGCCTATCCTCTTCTGACGCCCAAAATGCTCGGGCAGATCGTGGCGCTCTATGAACACAGGGTTTTTGTTGAGGGTGTGATCCTTGGAATAAACTCCTTCGATCAATGGGGTGTCGAACTGGGCAAAGAGCTGGCCGCAACTCTGGAACCTGTGCTGCAAGGGCGCGACCCAGCCGCCGGGAAAGACGGTTCAACACTGGCGCTTGTATCCTATTTGCGAGACGGTTGA
- the zwf gene encoding glucose-6-phosphate dehydrogenase, with protein MVARVIPVDPFDLVIFGGTGDLARRKIIPALFRRHCAGQLENGARIIGAARTEMDDAAYRTFVRASIDEFVKVGRCAPGTIEAFLQTVSYMTLDAKGTTGWKELAKTLSSTSKRVQAFYFSVGPSLFGDLAERLKKHGMTGGETRIVVEKPFGRDLQTAKELNRTLAKYFDESQIYRIDHYLGKETVQNLMAIRFGNMLFEPLWNSQYVDHIQFTVAETVGVDGREEYYDRAGAMRDMVQNHMMQLLCLIAMEPPAKFDPDAVRDEKLKVIRALDSVSLNDVVRGQYLADEDSPGYLEQVGNPDSATESFVALKANISNWRWAGTPFYLRTGKRLKARTSEIAVVFKDAPHSIFGVEAGRHRNILSIVLQPNEGIELGVTIKEPGQGGMRLLDVPLDMSFAEALGEEAEFTPDAYERLITDVIRGNQTLFMRGDEVEAAWAWTDPIIAAWEEREERPLPYESGSAGPTEALALMHRDGRRWREIRK; from the coding sequence GCATTGTGCCGGGCAGCTCGAGAATGGTGCAAGGATCATCGGCGCGGCCCGAACAGAAATGGATGACGCCGCTTATCGCACCTTTGTCAGGGCATCGATCGATGAGTTCGTCAAAGTTGGTCGATGTGCGCCGGGTACGATCGAAGCCTTTCTGCAAACCGTTTCTTATATGACTCTGGATGCGAAGGGGACTACGGGATGGAAAGAGTTGGCGAAAACCCTGTCGTCAACTTCCAAACGTGTGCAGGCGTTCTATTTTTCGGTCGGACCATCGCTTTTCGGTGACCTTGCAGAGCGCCTTAAAAAGCATGGGATGACGGGGGGAGAAACACGAATTGTTGTCGAGAAGCCTTTTGGCCGCGACTTGCAAACCGCCAAGGAACTCAATCGGACGCTGGCAAAATATTTCGACGAAAGTCAGATTTATCGGATCGACCATTACCTAGGTAAGGAAACGGTTCAGAATCTTATGGCGATTCGCTTTGGTAACATGCTGTTCGAACCCCTTTGGAACAGCCAGTATGTCGATCATATTCAGTTTACTGTGGCTGAAACCGTAGGCGTGGACGGGCGCGAAGAGTATTATGATCGCGCCGGAGCGATGCGTGATATGGTGCAAAACCACATGATGCAACTCTTGTGTCTGATCGCAATGGAGCCGCCGGCCAAGTTTGATCCCGATGCCGTGCGCGATGAAAAACTCAAGGTGATCCGTGCGCTCGACTCCGTTTCGCTCAATGACGTAGTGCGCGGTCAGTATTTGGCGGACGAGGACAGCCCCGGGTATCTCGAACAAGTTGGTAATCCGGATTCAGCCACCGAGAGTTTCGTGGCGCTGAAGGCAAATATCAGCAACTGGCGATGGGCCGGAACACCGTTTTATCTGCGCACAGGCAAACGATTGAAGGCGCGCACCAGTGAAATTGCAGTGGTCTTCAAGGACGCGCCCCATTCGATTTTCGGAGTAGAGGCAGGACGTCACCGCAATATTCTATCGATTGTCTTGCAGCCGAATGAAGGTATCGAGTTGGGCGTGACCATCAAGGAACCGGGGCAGGGCGGCATGAGGCTTCTTGATGTTCCGCTTGATATGTCCTTTGCCGAGGCATTGGGTGAAGAGGCTGAATTCACCCCGGATGCCTATGAACGCCTAATCACGGATGTGATCCGTGGCAATCAGACTCTTTTCATGCGTGGCGACGAAGTTGAAGCGGCCTGGGCTTGGACCGACCCGATTATAGCCGCATGGGAAGAACGCGAAGAGCGACCCCTGCCATACGAGTCGGGCAGCGCCGGACCAACCGAAGCGTTGGCCTTGATGCACCGTGATGGCCGTCGTTGGAGGGAAATACGAAAATGA
- the xth gene encoding exodeoxyribonuclease III — MKIATFNINGIKARIETLTKWLEEAQPDVALLQEIKSVDENFPRGHFEDMGYTVETHGQKSFNGVAILSKLPLEDISHGLPGDEDDQQARWIEATVVGDCAIRLCALYLPNGNPAPGPKYDYKLKWMERLHSYAQTLLDSEMPVLIAGDYNIIPQEEDAARPEAWQDDALARPESRAAFRRILNLGFTEAFRAETSSPNQYTFWDYQAGAWNRNDGIRIDHFLLSPQCADLLEACHIDKEARAMEKPSDHVPIWVQLAA, encoded by the coding sequence ATGAAGATCGCAACATTCAATATCAACGGCATCAAGGCCCGGATTGAAACGCTCACGAAATGGCTCGAAGAGGCCCAGCCCGACGTAGCGTTGCTGCAAGAGATAAAATCAGTCGACGAGAATTTTCCGCGCGGCCATTTCGAAGACATGGGCTATACCGTTGAAACTCATGGGCAGAAATCCTTCAACGGTGTTGCGATACTGTCGAAGTTACCGCTCGAAGATATCAGTCACGGTCTCCCCGGCGATGAAGACGACCAACAGGCGCGCTGGATTGAGGCGACTGTAGTCGGTGATTGTGCAATTCGACTTTGTGCACTTTATCTGCCAAATGGAAATCCGGCACCCGGGCCGAAATACGACTACAAGCTCAAATGGATGGAGCGACTGCATTCATATGCGCAAACACTCTTAGATAGCGAAATGCCCGTCTTGATCGCGGGCGATTACAACATCATTCCCCAGGAGGAAGACGCAGCCCGCCCCGAAGCATGGCAAGATGACGCACTCGCTCGACCGGAAAGCCGCGCCGCCTTCCGACGTATACTGAACCTCGGATTCACAGAAGCCTTTCGCGCCGAGACCTCCTCGCCAAACCAGTACACGTTCTGGGACTATCAGGCCGGCGCCTGGAACAGGAACGATGGCATCCGGATCGACCACTTCCTACTTAGCCCGCAATGCGCGGACCTATTGGAAGCCTGTCATATCGACAAAGAAGCACGCGCTATGGAGAAGCCCTCCGATCATGTTCCCATCTGGGTTCAGCTGGCTGCCTGA
- the ssb gene encoding single-stranded DNA-binding protein — MMAGSVNKVILVGNLGRDPEVRTFQNGGKVCNLRIATSETWKDRATGERREKTEWHSVAIFSEGLARVAEQYLRKGSKVYIEGQLQTRKWQDQSGQDRYSTEVVLSGFNGTLVMLDGRDGGGSGGGGYGGGSSSGGDYGGGYDSGPDNNQGGSSQSQPAKDYDDEIPF; from the coding sequence ATGATGGCCGGCTCTGTAAATAAGGTAATTTTGGTTGGCAATCTCGGTCGTGACCCCGAGGTGCGAACCTTCCAGAATGGCGGCAAGGTGTGCAACCTGCGCATTGCAACATCCGAGACTTGGAAAGATCGCGCCACAGGTGAACGACGAGAAAAAACAGAATGGCATTCGGTGGCCATCTTCTCGGAAGGGCTCGCGCGAGTCGCCGAGCAATATCTGCGCAAAGGTTCCAAGGTCTATATTGAGGGTCAGCTTCAGACCCGCAAATGGCAGGACCAGTCTGGTCAGGACCGCTATTCGACTGAGGTTGTCTTGTCAGGCTTCAACGGCACCCTCGTCATGCTTGACGGGCGCGACGGAGGCGGTAGTGGTGGTGGTGGCTATGGTGGCGGATCATCGTCAGGTGGCGACTATGGCGGTGGATACGACAGCGGCCCGGACAACAACCAAGGTGGCAGCAGTCAAAGCCAACCTGCCAAGGATTATGACGACGAGATTCCGTTCTGA
- a CDS encoding deoxyguanosinetriphosphate triphosphohydrolase produces the protein MMHGLAAYATDPAKSRGRLYAEPESTFRSAFQRDRDRIIHSSAFRRLKHKTQVFIEHEGDYFRTRLTHSIEVAQVARTIARALALDVELTEAVALAHDLGHTPFGHTGEEALDALMAPFGGFDHNAQAVRIVTSLERHYAEWDGLNLTWETLEGIAKHNGPVVGCVPYALADYNAVHDLELSSHSGAEAQVAALADDIAYNNHDLHDGLRAGLFSIDEIAQLPILSECFSIVNRRYPTLEPDRCQHEALRRFFGILVEDVIRVSRKNLTILAAASVEDIRGAGRMVIQFSPELWADLKVIRAFLFERMYRAPSVIEMRSKVTGVVQDLFPLYLAQPELLPVQWGKDVKKAENEQELARLVADYISGMTDRFALQQHERLCM, from the coding sequence ATGATGCACGGCCTCGCCGCATATGCGACCGATCCGGCAAAAAGCCGCGGCAGGCTTTACGCCGAGCCGGAAAGCACCTTTCGATCCGCGTTTCAACGAGATCGTGACAGGATCATCCATTCTTCCGCCTTCCGGCGATTGAAGCATAAGACACAGGTTTTCATTGAGCATGAGGGCGACTATTTTCGTACCCGACTGACCCATTCGATCGAGGTCGCACAGGTAGCGCGCACGATTGCACGCGCACTTGCTCTTGACGTCGAACTAACCGAGGCCGTGGCCCTTGCGCATGATCTGGGGCATACGCCCTTTGGTCATACCGGCGAAGAAGCGCTCGATGCCTTGATGGCGCCATTTGGCGGATTTGATCACAATGCCCAAGCAGTGCGGATCGTCACTTCGCTCGAGCGTCATTATGCCGAGTGGGACGGGCTCAACCTGACCTGGGAGACGTTGGAAGGGATTGCCAAGCATAATGGGCCCGTCGTTGGTTGCGTGCCTTATGCCTTGGCAGATTACAACGCAGTGCATGATCTGGAACTCAGCAGCCATTCGGGCGCCGAGGCGCAGGTGGCCGCGCTGGCGGATGATATTGCCTACAACAATCATGATCTGCACGACGGGTTGCGTGCCGGGCTGTTCAGTATTGATGAGATTGCACAATTACCAATACTGTCGGAGTGCTTCTCGATCGTAAATCGACGCTATCCCACGCTCGAGCCAGACCGTTGCCAGCACGAAGCCCTACGGCGGTTCTTCGGGATATTGGTCGAAGACGTTATCCGTGTTAGCCGCAAGAACCTGACGATTCTGGCCGCTGCAAGCGTGGAAGACATCCGAGGGGCGGGGCGTATGGTCATACAGTTTTCGCCAGAACTTTGGGCCGATCTCAAAGTGATCCGGGCGTTCTTGTTTGAACGAATGTATCGCGCGCCGAGTGTGATTGAGATGCGCAGCAAGGTCACCGGCGTTGTGCAGGATCTGTTTCCGCTCTATTTGGCGCAACCAGAATTATTGCCCGTTCAGTGGGGTAAGGATGTGAAAAAGGCGGAGAACGAACAGGAATTGGCGCGCCTTGTGGCCGATTATATCAGTGGAATGACAGATAGGTTTGCTCTGCAGCAGCATGAACGGCTCTGTATGTGA
- a CDS encoding iron-sulfur cluster assembly accessory protein: MQLPPRVTNRAFERLSEIGAAKEGQALRVAVEGGGCSGFQYEIKLDAPTIEDLVLEGHGEKVVVDTVSLPFLSGATIDFTEELIGARFVIENPNASSSCGCGTSFSM, translated from the coding sequence ATGCAACTACCGCCAAGAGTGACCAACCGTGCTTTCGAACGCTTGTCCGAGATTGGTGCTGCCAAGGAAGGTCAGGCCTTGCGCGTTGCCGTTGAAGGCGGCGGGTGTTCCGGGTTTCAGTACGAAATCAAGCTTGATGCGCCGACCATCGAAGACCTTGTTCTTGAAGGTCATGGTGAGAAAGTCGTCGTCGACACGGTGTCCCTTCCCTTCCTGTCGGGCGCGACAATCGATTTTACAGAAGAGTTGATAGGCGCGCGTTTTGTAATCGAAAACCCCAATGCCTCAAGCTCTTGTGGATGCGGCACATCGTTTTCCATGTAA
- a CDS encoding lytic transglycosylase domain-containing protein: MRHFLVLVATVALIVPVSAQADMFSTKQRSKLFKSQTKVLDTRARSQYNTSVRLQPAAVNTPTKWGSSKTYNGRYKGPYMSMAKAAAARHGVPEDLFLRLVQQESGWKVTAKSHKGAIGLAQLMPGTARKLGVNPHDPYENLDGGARYLSQQFRKFKSWRLALAAYNAGPGAVEKYGGVPPYNETRNYVKVIWGS; this comes from the coding sequence ATGCGTCATTTTTTAGTTCTGGTGGCTACAGTGGCCTTGATCGTGCCGGTCTCGGCGCAGGCTGATATGTTCTCGACCAAACAGCGATCCAAGCTCTTTAAGTCGCAGACCAAGGTTCTCGATACGCGGGCGCGAAGCCAGTACAACACGTCTGTGCGTTTGCAGCCTGCTGCGGTCAATACGCCGACAAAGTGGGGCAGCTCGAAGACCTATAATGGTCGCTACAAAGGGCCATATATGAGCATGGCCAAAGCGGCGGCGGCGCGTCATGGGGTGCCAGAGGATCTTTTCTTGCGGCTGGTGCAGCAGGAATCCGGTTGGAAGGTGACAGCGAAATCGCACAAAGGCGCGATCGGGTTGGCGCAATTGATGCCGGGAACCGCACGTAAGCTTGGTGTAAACCCGCACGATCCTTATGAAAATCTGGATGGTGGTGCGCGCTATCTGAGCCAGCAGTTCCGCAAGTTCAAATCCTGGCGGTTGGCGCTTGCTGCGTATAATGCCGGGCCGGGGGCTGTCGAGAAATATGGCGGCGTTCCGCCCTATAATGAGACACGCAACTACGTGAAGGTGATCTGGGGGAGCTGA
- a CDS encoding ABC transporter ATP-binding protein, whose translation MAKILDHDGPILEIDKLSISFFTRLREIPAVMDFSVKVAPGEAVGLVGESGCGKSTVALGVMRDLGKNGRIVGGSIKFKGRNMEQMAPDELRNIRGNEIAMIYQEPMASLNPAMRIGKQLMEVPMIHEGVSEHEAYQRALEVVTDVKLPDPQRMLRSFPHQLSGGQQQRIVIAMALMSKPSLLILDEPTTALDVTVEAAVVELVKDLGKKYGTSMLFISHNLGLVLETCDRICVMYSGEAVERGDIETVFNNMQHPYTQALFRSIPLPGADKNSRPLVAIPGNFPLPHERPKGCNFGPRCDYFADGLCDEGFVPMFDVDGDGAHESRCLRFREIDWKAPLTLAETKKKGEIGEVVLKMDNLKKYYEVAANALFGGGEKRVVKANETLSFEARESETLAIVGESGCGKSTFAKVLMGLETATGGEILLDGKNIESLPIEKRDTQTVADVQMVFQNPFDTLNPSMTVGRQIIRALEIFNIGTDDADRRERMLKLLDLVKLPREFGDRMPRQLSGGQKQRVGIARAFAGGARIVVADEPVSALDVSVQAAVTDLLMEIQREEKTTLLFISHDLSIVRYLSDRVMVMYLGHVVELGSTDEVFAPPYHPYTEALLSAVPIADTKVKKKHIVLEGDIPSAMNPPPGCPFQTRCNWKDQVPGNLCDTEVPPMRQLSAGHQIKCHLSNEALATMEPVIKLPDAAE comes from the coding sequence ATGGCGAAAATTCTCGATCATGACGGACCCATTTTGGAGATCGACAAACTGTCGATTTCCTTCTTCACGCGACTTCGGGAAATCCCTGCGGTTATGGACTTCTCGGTCAAGGTCGCCCCCGGCGAAGCCGTTGGTTTGGTTGGAGAATCCGGCTGCGGAAAAAGTACGGTCGCACTCGGCGTAATGCGCGATCTGGGCAAGAACGGGCGCATCGTCGGCGGCTCGATCAAGTTCAAGGGCCGCAACATGGAGCAAATGGCGCCTGACGAGCTGCGCAATATCCGTGGCAACGAAATTGCCATGATTTATCAAGAGCCTATGGCCTCCCTCAACCCCGCCATGCGGATCGGCAAACAGCTGATGGAAGTGCCAATGATTCACGAAGGCGTCAGCGAACACGAGGCATATCAGCGCGCCCTTGAGGTTGTGACGGACGTCAAACTCCCCGACCCCCAACGCATGCTGCGCTCCTTCCCGCATCAGCTTTCGGGTGGTCAACAACAGCGCATCGTGATCGCTATGGCATTGATGTCAAAGCCTTCTTTGCTGATCCTGGATGAGCCGACAACCGCGCTCGACGTAACGGTCGAGGCCGCCGTCGTCGAACTGGTCAAGGATCTGGGCAAGAAATACGGCACCTCGATGCTGTTCATCTCGCACAATCTCGGGCTGGTTCTGGAAACCTGCGACCGGATCTGCGTGATGTATTCCGGCGAAGCGGTCGAGCGCGGCGATATCGAAACCGTCTTCAACAACATGCAACACCCTTATACCCAAGCACTTTTCCGCTCCATCCCGCTGCCCGGCGCCGACAAGAACTCGCGCCCGCTGGTGGCGATACCGGGCAATTTCCCGCTGCCGCATGAACGTCCCAAGGGCTGCAACTTCGGCCCCCGCTGCGACTACTTTGCCGACGGTCTGTGCGACGAAGGGTTTGTCCCGATGTTCGATGTCGATGGCGACGGTGCGCACGAAAGCCGCTGTCTGCGGTTCCGCGAGATTGATTGGAAAGCCCCGCTAACTCTCGCTGAAACAAAGAAAAAGGGCGAGATCGGCGAGGTCGTCCTGAAGATGGATAACCTCAAGAAATACTACGAGGTCGCAGCTAACGCTCTCTTTGGTGGCGGTGAAAAACGGGTGGTCAAAGCCAATGAAACCCTCAGCTTCGAAGCCCGCGAAAGTGAAACTTTGGCCATCGTCGGCGAGTCGGGTTGCGGCAAATCCACCTTCGCAAAGGTGCTGATGGGACTGGAAACAGCGACCGGCGGCGAGATACTTCTCGACGGCAAAAACATCGAATCCTTACCCATTGAAAAACGCGACACCCAGACGGTGGCCGACGTTCAGATGGTGTTCCAAAACCCCTTTGATACCCTCAACCCCTCCATGACGGTTGGCCGCCAAATCATTCGTGCGCTTGAGATTTTCAACATCGGGACCGATGATGCCGACCGCCGCGAGCGAATGTTGAAGCTGCTCGATCTGGTCAAACTGCCCCGCGAATTTGGCGACCGTATGCCACGCCAGCTTTCTGGCGGCCAAAAGCAACGCGTGGGCATCGCCCGCGCCTTTGCCGGTGGTGCACGCATCGTTGTGGCGGATGAGCCCGTCTCGGCGCTCGATGTGAGCGTTCAGGCGGCTGTGACCGATCTGTTAATGGAAATTCAACGCGAAGAGAAGACAACGCTCCTGTTCATTTCGCACGACCTCTCGATCGTGCGCTACCTGAGCGATCGTGTGATGGTTATGTATCTCGGTCATGTGGTGGAACTGGGAAGCACCGACGAAGTGTTCGCCCCACCCTACCATCCCTATACCGAAGCCTTGCTCTCGGCGGTGCCCATCGCCGACACGAAGGTAAAGAAAAAGCATATTGTCCTGGAGGGCGACATCCCCTCGGCAATGAATCCGCCTCCTGGTTGCCCGTTTCAGACCCGGTGCAATTGGAAAGACCAGGTTCCCGGCAACCTGTGCGACACCGAAGTGCCCCCCATGCGACAGTTGAGCGCAGGCCATCAGATCAAATGTCACCTCTCGAACGAGGCGCTTGCGACCATGGAACCAGTAATAAAACTGCCTGACGCAGCCGAATAG
- a CDS encoding VOC family protein encodes MKIERIHHVAYRCKDAKETVEWYNKNLNMDFVLAIAEDHVPSTHDPDPYMHIFMDAGSGNVLAFFELPTKPEMGRDPNTPIWTQHLAFKVKDRETLMEFKDHLEANGVEVLGVTDHSIFHSIYFYDPNGHRLELACPDPEEDAMLAKLDSVKWEMLEEWSKTKRAPKHAEWMHAKELSDV; translated from the coding sequence ATGAAAATCGAAAGAATCCACCACGTCGCTTATCGCTGCAAAGACGCGAAAGAGACCGTCGAATGGTATAACAAGAACCTGAACATGGACTTCGTTCTTGCCATTGCCGAAGATCACGTCCCTTCAACCCACGATCCCGACCCCTACATGCACATCTTCATGGATGCCGGCAGCGGCAACGTTCTGGCGTTCTTTGAACTGCCGACCAAGCCGGAAATGGGCCGCGATCCGAACACCCCCATCTGGACGCAACATCTTGCATTCAAAGTAAAAGATCGCGAAACGCTGATGGAGTTCAAAGATCATCTCGAAGCCAACGGTGTCGAGGTTCTGGGCGTGACCGACCACTCGATCTTCCACTCGATCTATTTCTATGATCCCAACGGACACCGCCTTGAGTTGGCCTGTCCCGATCCAGAAGAAGACGCAATGCTGGCCAAGCTCGACAGCGTGAAGTGGGAAATGCTGGAGGAATGGTCAAAAACCAAACGGGCACCCAAGCACGCCGAATGGATGCACGCCAAAGAGCTTTCGGACGTTTGA
- a CDS encoding DMT family transporter → MRALLTGGAGLILLYTGLIALADAITKDLAALYDAPQMYAISGLVVVSLCLLAAGMKSTRGSLKTSCPLAMGMRACATVLATICFFLAFRHLPFAQVFLFIGLMPLFAALMAGPVLGESVSTTSWGALAAGFVGVLCLFPQGFSEVSFGHLAAFLAAFFGTVSIVLSRLIGRHDAQGLAQVFYPNLALLVIMGLAAPFFWQPMPVADLVWAGLYGVVLFVARWLLVIALRDLAAHAATSLMKLQFVWMVLIGAAVFGEWPAANTYLGVSIVVGSGLLLVYEDQFRRAPSRA, encoded by the coding sequence GTGAGAGCCCTACTTACAGGCGGAGCAGGTCTGATTTTGCTCTATACGGGGCTTATTGCATTGGCGGATGCGATTACTAAAGATCTTGCCGCACTCTACGATGCCCCGCAGATGTATGCCATATCAGGTCTCGTTGTGGTCAGCTTGTGCCTGCTCGCGGCCGGGATGAAATCGACACGCGGCAGTCTCAAGACGTCATGCCCTCTTGCCATGGGTATGCGTGCATGTGCGACGGTTCTGGCCACGATCTGCTTCTTTCTGGCATTTCGGCATTTGCCGTTTGCTCAAGTTTTCTTGTTCATCGGGTTGATGCCGCTTTTTGCAGCCCTGATGGCGGGCCCGGTATTGGGAGAAAGTGTATCGACAACGTCTTGGGGAGCGTTGGCGGCCGGGTTCGTTGGGGTTTTGTGTCTATTCCCACAGGGCTTTAGTGAGGTCTCTTTCGGCCATCTTGCGGCCTTCCTCGCTGCGTTCTTTGGGACAGTTTCCATTGTCCTGTCGCGCTTGATCGGTCGCCATGATGCACAGGGGCTGGCGCAAGTGTTTTATCCCAACCTTGCATTGCTTGTCATAATGGGACTGGCTGCGCCGTTTTTCTGGCAGCCTATGCCGGTGGCTGATCTTGTCTGGGCCGGTTTGTATGGTGTCGTGCTATTTGTTGCGCGCTGGCTGCTTGTCATCGCGTTGCGCGATCTGGCGGCTCATGCTGCGACATCGCTGATGAAGCTGCAATTTGTATGGATGGTGCTGATCGGGGCTGCGGTGTTTGGTGAATGGCCCGCAGCGAACACCTACTTGGGCGTGAGTATTGTTGTCGGTTCTGGGCTTTTGCTGGTCTACGAAGATCAATTCCGCCGCGCACCTTCGCGTGCTTGA